The nucleotide sequence TTTAGCGCTCGTTCCCGGGCATTCTCAACATGAGCGAATGTCTAGAGCCGGAGCTGGTCGAACGCGACGTCAGTGCCGACGCGGCCCCCCGAACAGCAGAAACACCCGTCGTGTGCGATAGCCATAATCTGGACGACAGAACGATCCAGCCGCTTTGCTTGACGCTCGTGATTGAGCAGGAAGCGTAGAGGCGAAAGTCTTAGCTCCGCTGGTCATGCTTTCGAAGCAATCTTTTCGAAAGACGGGTACGCTCCAAACAATTGTGTCCATTTTGTCCGTCCTGCGACAGCCAGTTGTTCGCAATACGGCTGAAAACATCTTTTGGATCGCTCTTGAAGCTGATCTTGCAGGTGGCACACGTTTTGAAACGCTGCGAGCGGGCGGCGTGAGCTGCCGACCGCACGCCAAAAACCGATGGAACGAAAAAGGAAGACAAGATGTCAGATTTGCGTCAGATCGCATTCTACGGCAAAGTGGGGATCGGCAAGTCCACCACCTCCCAGAATACGCTAGCGGCCCTCGTCGATCTTGGGCAGAAAATTCTCATCGTAGGTTGACACCGCGAGGCTCTTTGCCGTCTATGACGTTGGACCGACGGGCTGGGAAATCGCCGAGGTGGTTGATTTTGACGATGGGTCACACGAAACAGGAAAACAGGCAGACGAGGGCGACAGCCGTATCGGTACAAGGGTGGAAGCGCTGAAAGGCTGTCACCTGCTATTCTGCCAGGCGATCGGCGGCCCCTCCGCCGCGAGGGTCGTCGCAGCAAAAATTCACCCAATCAAGGTTCCGGAGCCAGTCGTATCGAAGATGTACTGCTGCGCACTCAGATGATGCTGAAAACCGCGCCCCCGCCATGGTTGAGGAAGGCATTAGCCGATGCCGGCATGGGCATCCCGAAGCCCCTCTTCGCGAAGAAGACTGAAAGGAGATCCCATGGGTGCACGACGGCCGACGTTTTTGCAGAATGAGTGGCCGTAACTTAACGCACTTATTGTGAGGCCCCGATGTTTAAGACCGAAAAAGCCGCGATCGCCATTCAATCTTGGTGCAGTCTTCGTTTCCCTGGAGCTGAGTCGTTCGATCCGGCTGATCACGTCGCTGTCGCCGGGGAACGGTGAGAGGATGTCGAAACACTCTTTGAGGGCAGGAGACGTCGCCGGATTGTTTGGTCTGCTTTCGAAGCTGCGGGAGAGATGCCGGGCCAAAACTAGGAATGACTGTCCTATCGTCACCATTCAGGAAGCCGGGCTCGACGGCTTCTGGATCCATCACGTGCTTGAGAAGGAGGGGACGAAAGTCATGTCGTGGATGCAGCGTCGATTGCGACATCGCGCCGCCACCGACGGGTGAAGACGGATCGCATCGATGGCGAAGCGCTGCTTCGGGTCCTGATGGCGTATAAGAGAGGAGAGCCACGCGTGTGCTCAATGGCACGGGCACCATCGCCTCGATTACCACAAATCCTACAGCCACCTGGTGGTGCAGGACAGCGCCGGCAAGACGCTCCGATCCGGCCGCGTGAAGAACGATCGCCAGTCGCTGGGCGGCTTCCTTGAGCGCTACCGCGAGAACTCGCATGCCGTTGTCGAGGCCACGCGCAACTGGATGTGATGTACGACTGGCTCGACGACATTTGTGATGATGTCGTTCTCGCCCATCCCTGGAAGGTCAAGGCGATCGCCGACGCCAAGATCAAGACCGACAAGATCGATGCGACGGTGCTGGCGCATCTGCTTAGAGCCGACCTGGTGCCGGAAGCTTGGGCACCCGGCGAACGCGCAAGAGAGCTGCGCGTCGCGCTGCGCGAGCGGATGTTTTACGTGCGACTGCGGACGATGACCAAAAACTGCATTGTCACGGTGTTCGACCGTTACCCGGAGCAGACGGCACTGCTAAAGGAGCTCGGCGACCTGTTCGGCAAGGCCGGCCGCATTCAGCTGGCGCAGGTCAACGTCTCAGAGATCGACCGCGTCCAGATTGACCGGGGCCTCGACTTCATCGCCGACATCGATGTGCGGATCAAGCAGTCGGAAGCAACGATCCGGACGATTGACCAGGGCCAATACCAATGTGAGACTGTCGAAGACGGTCCCCGGCATTGGCGAGTTCTTCGCCCGGCTGATCGATGCGGAGATCAACGACCTATCGCGGTTTCGCAACCCGAAGAAGCTGGCCGCCTATGCCGGACTGGTGCCGTCCACCTATTCTTCCGGCGGCAAGACGTTCGACGGCAAGATCATCAAGCAGGGCAACAAGTGGCTACGCTGGGCGTTCGTCGAGGCGGTTTCTCCCGCCATCGCCACTGATCCGCAGCTTCGCGCCCAGTATGAACACTTGAAGATCAGAGGAGTGAACAAGGCGCGTGTTGCCATCGCGCGCAAGCTTTTGACGATCGCCTTCCAGATCCTGCGGGACCAGCGCGCTTATGAGCCGCGCGGCATCGGCACCACCACCACGGAAGGCGCATCGACGATATCCCGGTTGTCCTGATCGGCCTCTAGCGAGCCCGGCAGGACTGGGCTGCGCTCCTCAGGGAGAAGGGAACCGGGAGCCGAACGCCACTCTGTGACCGAAGCCACAGGCATCGGGTCACGGATTGGAGACTGGTTCGAGAACCGCAGGACGCAAACAACGCTGTCCAGCGGACGGAAAAGACTCAGCCCATCGGCGCAAATGCCGGTCAGACCATAACCGACCCAAGGAAAGCCGCCAGTTGAAGGCGTAACCCGATAGCGGGCCCCTTCATGGAATGCTTGGTTCGCCTCGTGCAAGAGGAGCTTCTGTCCGATTTTGTTGTGACGAAGGAACAGCGTCGCGGAATGGCGATCATTGGCGATCCTGATCCGGACGTGCTTGCCAGGCTTCAAATTTTCTACACCTGCGTGGCGCTCGGAATGGAGGAACGTACCTGCCTCCAAATATCTTCGTTGATGACAATGAACCACGAGGGGTTCGGGCGTGTCGTTCTAACGACAGGACGGGGCGTCGCGCAACAGGGCAAGACAGTCGGGCGGTACTCGCTAATGGCGATCAAAGCGCATAGTCCGCAGAATCACGTTCGAGAGCAACTTGCGGACTTGCGCCAATCCCGTCGAACAGCAGGCCCGCGACGGAAGGGTAGTCGCGGAACCAGCGCTGTTTGCAAGTCGGCAAGGCGGCAGGCCCAAGAACCTTGACCTCAAGTATGTCAGGTTTCCGGCGTTCGGTGGAGGTGGAGGACGTTTGATCCATTGATGCCATCATGACCTCTCCTTCGCAGCTCTTCAGCTGCCTTCACGCTTGCTGGATAAACCGGTCTTGGATGGCAAAAATCAGCGTTGCCTGACCGATATACGGCATACACGAGGCTGATGAAGTAGGCGACCTGGACTACCAAAAATTCTGGAAGCAGAACGAAAATCGTCCGAGTTATGGACAGTGAGGCTGCGTATGCTGAACCTCCACTCACGATGATAATCAGCAGCAGGATACGAAAAAATGCTCGAAAGGACACGATAAACTCTCCTAATCATGCGTATCAGTGATCGACTCTTGAAGCGCCGACGTGGGTTTGACAGTTCTTTGGGCAGACACGCGCGCAGTCTCCACAGCCAAGGCAGCGCCCTGGCTGGTGGACGACCATAATCATACGATTTAGCTGATCATCTAAATCATCATCTTCGGACACCTCGAAGATCTCCCCCAGTTCGTCGACCCCGTGAAGACGCATCCCTTGTCGTGAGCAGACCTTGAAGCAGCGCCCGCATCCAATGCAGGTAACCGCATCGATGCAAGTCAGGTATTGAGGTTCCCAGCTTGAACCATCGCGCGTGAGGAATGGTCCTGTCATCACGACTTCTCCGAAATCGAAAGCCTTTTTCGTGCGGCGTCCAACTCTGCGAAAACATCGAATGTCTTTTCGGCCACGACCTTGATGTAGGTCCAGCGAACCGGGAGGTCCTCAGCCAGGTCATGCAGCTCCAGCTTCGCCGATGCGGCGCGGAACTGCAACTTGCGTACAATTTTGAGCTGCTCATCAAGGTTCACCATGGTTCCCTCATTTTACGTCGAACGTTATGCCCGCGCCACATCCGGAAAAGCAAAGATGATTTTCATGGCATCGTCGAGAAACCCCTCACCGCATCTCGATAGCTCTTGCAGGGAGCCGAAACCAAAGCGATGGACATCGCGGTAGTGTCTTCGACAATATCACCAGAGGCATTTCCTATCTCCTGTTTGCAAGGCCCTCAGCGCCCGACTTTAGGTGCGGACCGGCAGATATTCTTTGAGATTGAGCAAATTCTGGTTCAATTCTTGA is from Rhizobium gallicum bv. gallicum R602sp and encodes:
- the fdxB gene encoding ferredoxin III, nif-specific, with the translated sequence MTGPFLTRDGSSWEPQYLTCIDAVTCIGCGRCFKVCSRQGMRLHGVDELGEIFEVSEDDDLDDQLNRMIMVVHQPGRCLGCGDCARVCPKNCQTHVGASRVDH
- a CDS encoding CCE_0567 family metalloprotein, which encodes MVNLDEQLKIVRKLQFRAASAKLELHDLAEDLPVRWTYIKVVAEKTFDVFAELDAARKRLSISEKS